The Rhodoferax sediminis genome has a segment encoding these proteins:
- the thiD gene encoding bifunctional hydroxymethylpyrimidine kinase/phosphomethylpyrimidine kinase: MNDSCPPPGGRYPRVLSIAGSDSGGGAGIQADLKTFSALGCYGMTAITAITAQNTVGVRAIHGIPPDMVKAQIQAVVEDIGADAVKIGMLHSPEIVKVVAWAIDHYQLTQVVLDPVMVATSGDRLIAQETVQVLVQELFPRATVVTPNLDEAALLLARDIRGVEALDQAASDLLALGARAVLLKGGHLPGDQVVDVLAQAGSARQRLQSARIASRNVHGTGCTLSSAIAAYLALGLPLPQAVEQARAYILAAIAAGAGVHTGHGHGPLNHGHAPVPLRILPTP, translated from the coding sequence ATGAATGATTCTTGTCCGCCGCCGGGCGGCCGCTATCCGCGGGTTTTGTCGATTGCCGGCTCGGACAGCGGCGGCGGCGCCGGTATCCAGGCCGACCTCAAAACCTTTAGCGCGCTGGGCTGCTACGGCATGACCGCCATCACGGCGATCACGGCACAAAACACGGTGGGCGTGCGCGCCATCCATGGGATTCCGCCGGACATGGTGAAGGCCCAGATTCAGGCGGTGGTGGAAGACATCGGCGCGGATGCCGTGAAGATCGGCATGCTGCACTCGCCCGAGATCGTGAAGGTGGTTGCGTGGGCGATTGACCACTACCAGCTCACGCAGGTGGTGCTGGACCCGGTGATGGTCGCCACCAGTGGCGACCGTTTGATCGCCCAGGAGACCGTACAGGTTCTGGTGCAGGAACTGTTTCCGCGTGCGACGGTCGTCACACCCAATCTGGACGAAGCGGCCTTGCTGCTGGCGCGCGACATCCGTGGCGTCGAAGCACTCGACCAGGCCGCCAGCGACCTGCTGGCGCTAGGCGCGCGGGCGGTGCTGCTGAAGGGGGGCCATCTGCCGGGAGATCAGGTGGTGGACGTGCTGGCGCAGGCCGGTAGCGCGCGCCAGCGTTTGCAATCGGCGCGCATTGCCAGCCGCAACGTGCATGGCACGGGCTGCACCCTGTCCTCGGCCATTGCGGCGTATCTGGCGCTGGGGCTGCCCTTGCCGCAAGCGGTCGAGCAGGCACGCGCCTACATTCTGGCGGCGATCGCCGCGGGGGCGGGCGTGCATACGGGACACGGGCATGGCCCCTTGAACCACGGCCACGCGCCCGTGCCGCTGCGGATACTGCCAACGCCGTAG